In Leptospira montravelensis, the DNA window TTCGATGTTAAGTTCAATGAGGAAGTTTCTGTTCGAACCAACGGCAGTTACTTTTGATTCCGCAAGGATCTCCATAACAGCAGCATCAATTTCTGATTTTTCACTGATGACCCTTTGTCCCTTACCACCACCACCACCGATGTATTTAAATCGAATTCGTTTGCCTGGATATTTCTTCCAAATATCTTCACAAAGAAGTGAAGATTCTTTTTGTAAGTCTGGAATGGATGTGATGTCTATAGTTTTTTCGTAAGAAAGTTGGAGTAAATCTTCCGCATTGTCTTCCAAGGACTTGGAATCGTTGAAAGAAAAGTTTAAATTGTTTTCTTTTGCAACTTTCAAAAGTCCATCTTTTGAATTTCCCGTTTTGCGAAGTAAAGCAAGGGCTGTGATATTATCAACACCAGGAGTTACAGATACATTCAAACTTCTTGCCAATTTTTTTGCTTCGTCTTTGGCACCAGCACCTTTGGCAACATGGGAACTTGGTCCCATAAAGGTAATTCCTGCTTTTTCAATGGCTTCAATGAATTCCGCATCTTCTGCCATAAATCCGTAACCGGCAAAGATATGAGTGTATCCATTGTCTTTGGCGATTCCAATGATTTGGCGAATGCGTTGTTCTTTCTCTTCCTTCCCTGCTCCCATATAATCAGGAACTCGGTGGATGTTTTCAGGGAATCGAAAGTTACGAAGTTCCGGAGCAAGGGCTTTTGGATAAACAATGGAATCTTTTTCAGATAACAAAATCCCATATTCTTTCACACCGATGGCATCAAAAACATCCATAGTTTCTTTACGGACAGGTCCACGACAAACGATGAGACATTTGATCGATTCGACACTAAAGGAGCGAATCCATGCTGATTCGGACTCTTGGAACTGAATGCGTTTTAAATTCTTATCTAACATGGAAATTATTCAAACTCCCTTTGAGGACCGGACATTTCCGCCGGTTTGTATTTGGACATGAGGAAACTCAAGTTTTTGGATAATACATTTCTAGTGTATCCAGGTAAAATGATGGAAGAAACGGAACCAAGGGAAAGTGCTTCCTTAGGATTCATAAGTTCTTTTTCGTATCGTTGTCCGATTTCGAAAAGTTTTGCATCGCGAGTTGCAGCAGCTTCTTTTTCGCTCATACCTTTTTTCACATTGGCCAAAAATTCTTTTTGGATACTTGTGATTTCGTCTTTGTAAACATACTCTTTTCCAGCAGGACCCATAACCGCTATCCTTGCCGTAGGAAGTGCAAACACCATCGATGCTCCCGTAAAATAGGAGTTAAATGTTGCATATGCACCGCCAAATGCGTTACGAATGATAAGAGTGAGTCTTGGAGTTCTTAGATCGATAATGGAATCGAGGAGTTTTCTTCCTTCGAGAACGATACCATTGTGTTCTTGGTCACGCCCTGGTAAAAATCCTGTAGTATCTTCTACAAATACCATAGGAATATTGTATAAGTTACAGAAGCGAACAAAACGAGTTCCTTTGCGAGATGCCCCGATATCAATCTGACCTGAGGAAACAGCAGAGTTATTCGCAAGAAATCCCACCACATGGCCACCAATCCGACCAAAAGCAGTAACGATGTTTCTTGCTCTTTGAGGTTGTAATTCAAAGAACTCACCATGATCACAGATTTGTTGTAAATAAAGTGTGATGTCAAAAGGAGTGTTCATTCCTGTTGGGGAATTGAATGTTTTTCTAAAAAGAATGTCTTCTTCGTAAATAAATCTGTCTACCGGATCCGAAGTTGGATAAAACGGCGCAAAACTATGGTTATTGTCTGGTAAATAAGATAAAAGACGAATCGCAGTCCGAAGCGATCCTAACTCATCACCTGTGACAAGGTCAACCACACCCGACTGGCCATGTACTTTTGGTCCACCCAAGTCTTCTGCAGAAATATCTTCTCCAAGGACAGACTTCACCACACCAGGTCCTGTCAGACCAAAGAAGGTTCCATCACATTGGATCATAAACGATCCTTGGCGTGGAAGGTAAGCTCCCCCACCTGCGTTAAAACCAAACATTAACATGACGGAAGGAACCACACCGCTGATTTTGCGAAGTGCGGTAAAGGCTTCCGAATATCCGTCAAGTCCACCCACTCCCGCAGGAACATAAGCCCCTGCCGAATCATTCATCCCGATAAGAGGGATCCCATGAGTTCCGGCCATTTGGATAAGACGAGCGAGTTTACTTCCGTTCGTTGCATCCATCGAACCAGCACGAAGTGTGAAGTCGTGTCCGTAGACTGCAACATCACGACCTTTGATATTTAAAATTCCTGTAACAATAGAGGCTCCATCTAAATTAGG includes these proteins:
- a CDS encoding acyl-CoA carboxylase subunit beta; the protein is METKQYSLNNPFKESKAPETQTGIYDDALKLGKELIEKPFLGGGEDRIRVQHSKNRMTVWERIKVLTDEEPNITYQNWGPNLDGASIVTGILNIKGRDVAVYGHDFTLRAGSMDATNGSKLARLIQMAGTHGIPLIGMNDSAGAYVPAGVGGLDGYSEAFTALRKISGVVPSVMLMFGFNAGGGAYLPRQGSFMIQCDGTFFGLTGPGVVKSVLGEDISAEDLGGPKVHGQSGVVDLVTGDELGSLRTAIRLLSYLPDNNHSFAPFYPTSDPVDRFIYEEDILFRKTFNSPTGMNTPFDITLYLQQICDHGEFFELQPQRARNIVTAFGRIGGHVVGFLANNSAVSSGQIDIGASRKGTRFVRFCNLYNIPMVFVEDTTGFLPGRDQEHNGIVLEGRKLLDSIIDLRTPRLTLIIRNAFGGAYATFNSYFTGASMVFALPTARIAVMGPAGKEYVYKDEITSIQKEFLANVKKGMSEKEAAATRDAKLFEIGQRYEKELMNPKEALSLGSVSSIILPGYTRNVLSKNLSFLMSKYKPAEMSGPQREFE